GATCGGAGTTGCCCTCGTTGATACAGGGGGCGGCACCAGCGACATCGCCATATATTCCAACGGAAGCATCACATATACATCGGTCCTGCCCTTCGGCGGAAATAACATCACCAATGATATCGCGATCGGTCTCAGGACGCCGCTCGAAGAGGCGGAGAAGATCAAGAAAAAATACGGTTGTGCCTTTGCGGGTATGATCGGCGCCAATGAAACAATAGAAGTACCGAGTGTCGGCGGAAGGAAACCAAGGACACTTCAGCGAAAGACCCTCGCGGATATTATCGAGCCGAGAGTGGAAGAGATATCCTTGTTGATCTATGAAGAGATCAAAAAGTCCGGGCTCGAACGTCTCCTTGCATCAGGGGTGGTCCTTACCGGTGGCTGCGCGAACCTCGAAGGGATCCCCGAACTCGTTGAAAATATCTTCAATCTCCCCGCAAGGCGGGGTTATCCGATAGGCGTGGGCGGTCTTACCGATGTGGTGAATAATCCCATATACTCCACCGGGGTAGGGCTCCTGCTGTACGGTTTCAAAAACAGCAAGACAAGCGGACGGGGATACGGCCAGGGAAGGGTGTTCAAAAGGCTGTTCAGCGGTCAAAAATTACTCGGCAGAATGAGAGAATGGTTTAAAGAAATTTTTTAGGAGGTGCGTGGTGAGTGCAATGTTTTATATGGATGAGGGCAATGGTTTTGCAGCAAAATTGATCGTCGTAGGGGTCGGGGGAGGGGGGTGCAATGCCCTGAACAACATGGTTGACGCGGGCATCCAGGGTGTCGAATTTCTGGCGGTCAATACGGATGTCAAGTCATTAAACATGTGCAAGGCCCCTATCAAGATCCAGGTCGGTTCGAAGCTGACGCAGGGTCTCGGGGCCGGAGCAAACCCGGAGGTAGGAAAAAAGGCGGCCCTTGAGGACGTCGAAAAGATCAAAGACCACCTGAAGGGCGCGCACATGGTCTTCATCACCTGCGGGCTCGGCGGCGGTACCGGCACGGGGGCTTCTCCGGTCATCGCTGAGATATCGAGAGAGATTGGCGCACTCACCGTAGCAATTGCTACAAAACCCTTTGCCTTCGAGGGAAGGGACAGGATGACGCAGGCCGAAAGCGGGGTCACCCAGTTAAAAACGCGCGTCGACTCCCTGATCACGATCCCCAACCAACGGCTTCTCTCGATCGGCGGCAAGCATATGACCATTATGGAGGCATTCCTCAGGGCCGATGAGGTGCTTCTCAACGCGGTGAGGAGCATATCGGATCTTATCGTCGGTTCGGGTCATGTCGTCGTCGATTTTGCGGATGTGAAGACGATCATGAGCGAACGCGGAATGGCGATCATGGGCATCGGCGAGGCAACCGGGGACACCAGGGCAAGGGATGCCGCCCAGAAAGCCATATCAAGTCCTCTCCTTGAAGATATATCGATACACGGGGCACGGGGTGTGCTCATAAACGTAACGGGGAACACGGATATGACCTTGAGCGAGGTCAATGATGCCTCAACACTCATCCAGGAACAGGCCCATGAAAACGCGAAGATCATATGGGGACTCGTGTATGACGAAAGCATGGCTGATTCCATCAGGATAACCGTTATCGCCACCGGTTTTGAAGAACAGGTCCAGGCAGAGCAGAACGGTGTCGAAGAGATCACGGGGAGCAGGCTCTTTGACGAAGAGAAT
This Syntrophorhabdaceae bacterium DNA region includes the following protein-coding sequences:
- the ftsA gene encoding cell division protein FtsA is translated as MLKDDDLLVGLDIGTTKICVVVGKVVDGKISIIGIGSHPSTGLRKGVVVNMDSTVNSIKKAVEEAELMAGITINSCLAGIGGAHIKSFNSNGVVAVKDKEVKTDDIIRAIDAAKAVAIPADRELIHVIPQEFIVDDQDGIKDPIGITGVRLEVKVHIVTGSISSAQNVIKCCKLAGLEVGDIVLGQLASSEATLTPEEKEIGVALVDTGGGTSDIAIYSNGSITYTSVLPFGGNNITNDIAIGLRTPLEEAEKIKKKYGCAFAGMIGANETIEVPSVGGRKPRTLQRKTLADIIEPRVEEISLLIYEEIKKSGLERLLASGVVLTGGCANLEGIPELVENIFNLPARRGYPIGVGGLTDVVNNPIYSTGVGLLLYGFKNSKTSGRGYGQGRVFKRLFSGQKLLGRMREWFKEIF
- the ftsZ gene encoding cell division protein FtsZ, with product MFYMDEGNGFAAKLIVVGVGGGGCNALNNMVDAGIQGVEFLAVNTDVKSLNMCKAPIKIQVGSKLTQGLGAGANPEVGKKAALEDVEKIKDHLKGAHMVFITCGLGGGTGTGASPVIAEISREIGALTVAIATKPFAFEGRDRMTQAESGVTQLKTRVDSLITIPNQRLLSIGGKHMTIMEAFLRADEVLLNAVRSISDLIVGSGHVVVDFADVKTIMSERGMAIMGIGEATGDTRARDAAQKAISSPLLEDISIHGARGVLINVTGNTDMTLSEVNDASTLIQEQAHENAKIIWGLVYDESMADSIRITVIATGFEEQVQAEQNGVEEITGSRLFDEENIPPFIRKKVAVDYKVDYKDIKQKSDSAEIDDDRYDIPTFLRKQAD